One window of the Eucalyptus grandis isolate ANBG69807.140 chromosome 8, ASM1654582v1, whole genome shotgun sequence genome contains the following:
- the LOC104414555 gene encoding uncharacterized protein LOC104414555 produces MVAEPWILKMGNQVSANLKHALLLESSKKRRNLKKPEVKQVIGILSFEVADIMSKTVHLHKSLCDGEIVKLQNEILKSEGVRRLISSDESRILELVLAEKLDDLSRVAGVVSRLGKKCSEPALQGFEHVYGDIMNGVIEVKDLGFLVKDMDGMVRKMERYVSTTTNLFNEMEVLNELEQATKKFQNNQHEESRRAFEQKLIWQKQDVRHLKDVSLWNQTYDKVVELLARTVCTIYARLCAVFGESALRGDVSGFVRGNSSPVMNNRTYGSGQIGDFGTRRGEVELFHAEDFNFPCVTSPGRIFMDCLSLSSSVSRIDDDDDDTLDHDEQSSQISGCGSIFSGSIKKEQLTYSGCAGQSHFSVSSISSQRLSKSAVIGNPQFGPKSRLALFASPSTVGGSALALHYANLIIVLEKLLRYPHLVGEEARDDLYQMLPTSLRMSMKTNLKSYVKNLAIYDAPLAHDWKERLDDILRWLAPLAHNMIRWQSERNFEQHQIVTRTNVLLLQTLYFADREKAEAVICELLVGLNYICRYELQQNALLDCASSFDFEDCLEWQMQRSFSYLS; encoded by the exons ATGGTTGCAGAACCTTGGATACTCAAGATGGGCAATCAGGTGAGTGCGAATCTCAAGCACGCTCTTCTTTTAGAAAGTTCCAAGAAAAGGAGGAACCTTAAGAAGCCGGAGGTTAAGCAGGTTATTGGGATTCTCTCTTTCGAAGTGGCTGATATAATGTCCAAAACTGTTCACCTGCACAAGTCCTTGTGTGATGGGGAGATAGTGAAGCTCCAAAATGAGATCTTGAAGTCCGAGGGGGTTAGGAGGTTGATTTCGTCGGACGAGTCTCGGATTCTAGAGCTTGTCCTGGCCGAGAAGCTCGATGACCTGAGCCGGGTGGCTGGTGTTGTTTCTAGGCTCGGTAAGAAGTGTAGTGAGCCCGCATTGCAGGGTTTCGAGCATGTGTATGGGGACATAATGAATGGAGTGATTGAGGTCAAGGATTTGGGGTTCCTAGTGAAGGACATGGACGGGATGGTGAGGAAGATGGAGCGGTATGTGAGCACGACGACAAATTTGTTCAATGAAATGGAGGTCTTGAATGAGTTGGAGCAGGCAACGAAGAAGTTCCAGAATAACCAGCATGAGGAGAGCCGGCGCGCTTTTGAGCAGAAGCTGATTTGGCAGAAGCAAGACGTGAGGCATCTTAAGGATGTCTCTCTTTGGAACCAGACTTATGATAAGGTTGTAGAGCTTTTGGCAAGGACGGTGTGCACGATATACGCGAGGCTTTGTGCTGTGTTCGGCGAGTCTGCTTTGAGAGGGGATGTTTCGGGCTTTGTTAGAGGAAATTCTTCTCCGGTGATGAACAACCGTACTTATGGTTCTGGTCAGATTGGCGAT TTTGGTACGAGGAGAGGTGAAGTAGAGTTATTTCACGCTGAAGATTTTAATTTTCCATGTGTGACTAGCCCTGGGAGAATTTTCATGGATTGTCTTAGCCTGAGCAgctcggtttcaagaatagatgatgatgatgatgatacctTGGATCATGACGAGCAAAGTAGCCAGATTTCCGGGTGCGGCAGTATTTTCAGTGGAAGCATAAAGAAAGAACAATTGACATATTCTGGCTGTGCTGGTCAATCCCATTTCTCGGTGTCTTCCATCAGCAGTCAAAGGCTATCCAAATCAGCTGTCATAGGCAATCCTCAGTTCGGTCCCAAGAGTAGATTAGCACTCTTTGCCTCTCCATCCACCGTGGGAGGTTCTGCTTTAGCCTTGCATTATGCAAATCTCATAATTGTTTTAGAGAAGCTGCTGCGATATCCTCATTTGGTCGGCGAGGAAGCTAGAGATGATTTATATCAGATGCTACCTACAAGCTTAAGAATGTCCATGAAGACTAATCTGAAATCGTATGTGAAGAACTTGGCTATATATGATGCTCCGCTTGCCCACGATTGGAAAGAGAGACTTGATGACATACTAAGGTGGCTTGCCCCGCTGGCACATAACATGATCAGGTGGCAAAGTGAACGTAACTTTGAGCAGCATCAAATTGTTACCCGAACAAATGTTCTTTTGCTTCAGACACTGTATTTTGCAGACAGGGAAAAGGCTGAGGCGGTAATATGTGAGCTACTCGTCGGGTTGAATTATATATGTCGATATGAGCTTCAACAGAATGCATTGCTGGACTGTGCTAGTagttttgattttgaagacTGTTTGGAATGGCAAATGCAGCGCTCTTTTTCTTACCTTAGTTGA
- the LOC104414554 gene encoding elongation factor 1-delta 1 has product MAVAFYDLGSAAGLKKLDEYLLTRSYITGYQASKDDITVHAALPKPPSSEFINVSRWYNHIEALLRISGVSAEGCGVVVEGFAPITEEAIATPLSVTQRQAAAAEDDDDDDVDLFGEETEEEKKAAEERAASVKASTKKKESGKSSVLLDVKPWDDETDMKKLEEAVRSIQMEGLFWGASKLVPVGYGIKKLQIMLSIVDDLVSVDSLIEDQLTVEPVNEYVQSCDIVAFNKI; this is encoded by the exons ATGGCAGTTGCGTTTTACGACCTTGGCTCTGCAGCAGGACTGAAGAAGCTTGATGAATACCTCCTCACACGGAGCTATATAACTGG GTACCAAGCTTCAAAGGATGATATCACTGTGCATGCTGCACTTCCGAAGCCCCCATCATCTGAATTTATCAATGTATCTAGGTGGTATAACCACATTGAGGCTCTACTGAGGATTTC TGGTGTTTCTGCGGAAGGTTGCGGTGTTGTTGTTGAGGGTTTTGCTCCAATCACCGAGGAGGCAATTGCAACTCCCCTGTCAGTGACACAAAGGCAA GCTGCAGCTGCAgaggatgatgacgatgatgacgtAGATTTGTTTGGTGAAGAGActgaagaggagaagaaggctGCTGAGGAACGTGCAGCTTCTGTCAAGGCATctacaaagaagaaagaat ctGGCAAGTCTTCTGTGCTGTTGGATGTGAAGCCATGGGATGATGAGACTGACATGAAAAAGCTCGAGGAAGCAGTAAGAAGCATCCAAATGGAAGGGTTGTTTTGGGGAGCAT CCAAACTCGTACCTGTGGGCTATGGCATAAAGAAATTGCAAATTATGCTGAGCATTGTGGATGATTTGGTTTCGGTCGACTCTCTCATTGAGGACCAACTTACGGTTGAACCAGTGAATGAATACGTCCAGAGCTGCGACATTGTCGCTTTCAACAAAATAT AA